GCGCGCGACCAGATCGCGATCGAGTTCGACCACGTGCAGATGCGAGAGCCACTCGGTGAGCGGCGTCGTGAGCGCGCCCAGGCCCGGGCCGATTTCGACCATCAGGTCATCGGTGCGCGGCGAGATGGCGCTCACGATCGCGTCGATCACGCCCATATCGACGAGAAAGTTCTGACCAAAACGTTTGCGCGCCACGTGGCCCTGTTGGACGCCCGTGCGCTTCGTTGCGCTACTCATGTGAATTCCTTAAGAACGCGGTGGACGCGTCGTCGTCGCGGCGGCGGTCGATTGTGCGTGTGTGGCGGCGTTGGCGGCCATTGTCGCCGCCGTGCGGAGCGCTTCGAGCAGGCTGCCGCTCTCGGCTTGCCCGGTCCCGGCGAGGTCGAGCGCCGTGCCGTGGTCCACCGACGTGCGGATGATCGGCAGGCCGAGCGTGATATTCACCCCCGCGCCGAAGCTCGCGTACTTGAGCACCGGCAGGCCCTGGTCGTGATACATCGCGAGCACCGCATCGGCGCCTTCGAGATGCCGCGGCTGGAACAGCGTATCGGCCGGGTACGGGCCGTGCGCGTCGATGCCCGCCGCGCAGGCGTCCGCCAGCGCCGGGGTGATGACGTCGATTTCCTCGCGGCCGAGATAGCCCGACTCTCCCGCGTGCGGATTCAGGCCCGTCACGAGAATGCGCGGGCGCGTCACGCCGAAATGACGCATCAGATCCTGATTCAGGATGACCAGCGTCTCGAGCAGTTCATCGCGGTGGATGGCGCCCGGAACCTGCGCGAGCGGCAGATGCGTCGTGGCGAGCGCCACGCGCAGCCCGCCGCCGGCGAGCATCATGACGACGCGCGGCGTGCCGGTGCGTTCGGCGAGATACTCGGTGTGTCCGGTGAAGGGCACGCCGCAATCGTTGATCGTGCTCTTTTGCAGCGGGGCCGTGACGATGGCGTCGTAGGCGCCGGCAAGCGCGCCGTCGATGGCGTCGTCGAGCAAGGCAAGCACATAGCGACCATTGGCGGCGTCGAGTCGCCCCGGCTGCGATGCGACCGCGAGCGGATGGTGCACGACGCGCACTCGGCCGCCAACCAGCAGATCCTGCCATGCGTCGCCCAACCCCATGGCCTGCGCGCGCGCGGCAAGCAGCGAGTCGTCGCCGAGGACGGCGAACCGGCACCGATCGAGGGAAGCGACGGCAGTGACCTCCGGCGAAGCAAGGCACTTCACGAGCGCCTGCACCGTCAACTCCGGCCCGACACCCGCCGGTTCACCCGTGGTGATGGCGAGGACGAAGGACCGGTCGGAAGTCATGCCTGAAAGGATGGGAGGTTGGCGATACGTCTCACGCAGCGCTTACTGCTGCGCGGTGTTCAGACGATAATCGACATAGGCGCTATCGCGCAATTGCTGCAACCAGTCGCGATACTGCTGTTCCGCCTTGCGGTTGCGCAGCTCCTGCATCGCCAGATTGCGCTCCTGGTCGCCCGAGACCTGCGATTCGCGATGACCCAGCACCTGGATCAGGTGGTAGCCGTACTCCGAGCGCACCGGATCGCTGATCTGGCCGTCCTTGAGTTCCGACATCGCGCGCTCGAACGCCGGCACCGTCTCGCCCGGCGAGATCCAGCCGAGATCGCCGCCCTGGGCGGCCGAGCCGTCCACCGAGTTCTTCCTGGCGAGATCGGCAAAGTCGGCCTTGCCCGCTTCGATCTGGGCCTTGAAGTCGGCAAGCTTCTGGCGCGCCTGGGCTTCGGACACGCCGTCGCCCACGCGAATCAGGATATGGCGGGCGTGAATCTGCGGCACCGTCATGCCCTGCTCGCCGCCCTGCTTGCGCGTCTCGACCAGTTTGATGACGTGGAAGCCGTTGTTGCTGCGCAGCACCTGCGGCACGAGCGTGCCGGGTTTCAGCGTCTTCACCTGGTTCAGATAGAGATCGGGAATACGTTCGGGGATGCGATAGCCCATGTCGCCACCGTTAGCGGCGTCGGACGCATCCGAATATTGCTTGGCCAGCGCCGCGAAATCGCCGCCGGCCTTCGCCTTGTCCAACGCTTCGTTGGCCTTCTTCTGTGCGGCCTCGACCTGCTCGGGCGTCGCACCGTCGGGCAGTTTCACGAGAATTTCGCTGATGCGGTACTCGTTTTCCGACGGCGCCGCCGAGGCGCCGCGCTGTGCGGCGAGGAACGCGTTGATTTCCGATTCGCTCACCTGGATCTGGCTATCGACTTCTCGGTCGCGCAGGCGCGCCAGAATGATCTGTTCGCGCACTTCCTTGCGGAACGCTTCCCAGGGCACACCGGCTTCCTTCAGTTGCGCCTTGTATTGATCGACGCTCAGGCGGTTGTCGGCGGCAATACGCTGCAGCGCCTGTTCGACGTCGGCATCCTTCACGACGATGCCGTCTTCCTTCGCCCGCTGGAGTTGCACCTGCGTGACGATCATCTGTTCGAGCGCCTGACGCTGCAGCGTGTCGGCGTCCGGAATCGAGCGCTTGGCGAGCGTGAGCTGATGCTTGGCCTCCTCGATACGCGCGTCCAGCTCCTTGCGGGTGATCACGCTGTCGTTGACCACGGCGACGATGGAATCGACCGGACGTGTCGACGACGCGGGCGCCCCGGCCGAGCTGGCGCTCACCGGTGCCGGCTGCGCTACCGCCACCCCGGCGACAAGACATAGGCCCGCCAGCAGCGAGGCACGCTTCACAAACATGTCATTCATAGTTGCTGAATCGAGAAGGAATCTGGTTCGTCGGCGGCGACTGGTAGCCTGGCACACCGATCTTGAAGGCTTCCGTGGCGCTGTTGCCCGACTTGGCCAAGCCCTTCAACTCCAACTGGCCGAAGAAGCGTGTCGTCGTCGTCGTGGCGTTGGTCGCATAGCGCTGAGCCCCGACCCGGAAGGCCCAGCAGTCGGCATCATACTCGAATCCTACCAGGGCATCGACGAACGTCTTGTCGCTGATGCTGTAGTTCAAACGGCTGACGATCCCTAAGCGAGGTGTGATCGGCCATTGCCCTGAAAGTTCGATCTGGTTGATCGGGCTGGTCGTCAGCACCGTCTGCCCGACGACGGGCGGCGGATTGCGCAGGTAACGGTAATACAGGTTCAATACGTGGCGTTCTCCGGGGCGCCACGTCACGCCGACGTCCGAACGCTTGAACTGCGAGGTGTTCGGGCTGTATTGAACGGCCGTGTTGAACGTGATGTTGCTGTAGAGCAGTGCAGAGCCACCAACCAGGAAGTCGGACACACCGACGTCTTCCGGCACACCACCAGGCATCGTCACGCGCGATTGCTGGATGTTGTAGCGCTGTGCGTACCAGACGCGGGCGCGCTCGATCCCCGACTCCGCATCGATCAGGCGGGAGGTCAGCGCCATCGTGACGCGGTTGGCGTCCTGAATGCGGTCGACACCGATGAACGAATTTTCGCTGAAAATTTCAGCGAGGTTAAAGTCGGACACCGCACTGTCGAAAATCGGAATCGAACTCTGGTTTCGATAAGGCGTGTAGACGTAGAACAGGCGCGGCTCCAACGTCTGTTTCATAGCCGATCCGAACAAACTGACCGGGCGCTCGAACGTCAGTCCGGTATCCAGGCTGATCGTCGGTACCGTGCGCGTGATCGACGATTGCATGGTCGAGTTGTTTGGGTAATCGACGTTGTACGAGGCGGCATTGAAGATCACCTTCGGCACAACGAAGTAGCCCGGCGTCAGGATCGGGTAGCTCAACGTCGGTTGTGCGTACAGTCGCTCACCATTCGGCTGACCGGTCCACGAGGCGATCTGGAACCGGTTGTACCGGACCGGCATCGTGAAGTCGAAGCCGTGGAAATCCAGCTTGCTGTACGAGGCCGACAGTTCCGGCACCGACTCGTATTGAGGCGAGCTTGGGGCCAGCGTTTGGTATTTCAGCACTCGAGCGAGGAACGACCAATTGCCGTAACTCCACGTCAATCCGGCTTCCCGGTTATACACGCGCTGCACGCCGGTCTGGAAATTGGTACTCGACCCAAAGTCGTCTGGATATGTGTCGTCAGACACCTTCGTAAAGTTGACGTAGGCATTGACGCCATAACCGAGGGACTGGCTATGCTGCCACGTAAACGTATAACGGGCGTCGCCCGTCACGCGATCCTTCGGCAGGTATTCGATATGGAACAACCCGCCGTAGGTCGGCTCCATATACCGGAAGTCGCCGTTGAGCATCACGCCGCGCTTCGTCAGGAAGCGCGGAGCAATCGTCAGATCGCGGTTCGGCGCAATGTTGAAATAGTACGGCGTCATCAGTTCGAAGCCGGTCCGAGTCGACTGCGAGAACGTGGGCGCCAGAAAGCCTGAACGCCGCTCGGTCGACGTCGGAAACGACAGGTACGGACTGGCGAAAATCGGCACCCCCTGAAAGAACAGGATGCCGTTATAGGCCGTACCTTCCTGCCGCTCCTGATCGAATTCGAACTCGGACGCCTTGATGTACCAGGCAGGCGTCTTGTCCTCGTCCGTACACGCACAGCCGGAATACGTGCCGCGCTGCAGCGTTACGACGTTGTTCGCCTCGATGTCGCCGCGCTCGGACTTGCCGCCGCCGCCCGACACGAGCTTGTAAGTCGGCGTAAGCATGTAACCGTCGCCGGCGCCCGTATACATATGAGCTTCGGGTCCGATGAACAGGTTGCCGCCCTGCGACAGGTGGGCATTGCCATGCGCCACGACCTCGTCCGTGTCCTGATCGTAGGTCAGACGGTCGCCCTTCACGAACGAACGGTACTTGCGCGCCTCGGCGTCGCCGTCGACCGTTGCGTCGACATTGGTCCGGCCGGTGAGATGCATGCCGCGCACGTACATCGGCACGTCCTCTCCCGCGCCGAGAGGGTTGTCGACGAGCGCTGGCACTGTGCGCAACACGAGGCCGTCGCTCTTGGCAATGTCGGGAGGAGGGGCTTCCTGCGCACCGGCGATCGAACACCACACTCCGGGGACGGAGAGCAGCAATGCCAGCGGCTTGCGCCGCGTGCGCATCAGGCGCCGCAGCGGAGAAACATCATTCGTATGGACTCGTTTATGCGGCATGTACGCAAACAGCGAGACAATCGAGGCGCCGCTTGCGGGCAGCCAATCCCGCCTGTCCGCGCGGCATTGCCGGGACATTCGGGACGGTCGATCGAGGTCGAGAAACGGGGCGTCGGGAAAACATGATCGGGTATTATATGGCAAGACGTTTACGGCCCCCATCATGACCGCACACCCCACCGTTCCCGCGAGTGTTTCCATCCCCTCCCACTCGCTCGCCGACTCCACCGATCCCCGCCTCCAAGCCCTCGCCACCTGGCTCTCCAGCGTGGCCGAACCGTTCGCGCTGGACATGGCGCAGTGGGCCCCGGCCTCGAGCGACGCGAGCTTCCGGCGCTATTTCCGCATCGGTAGCCACGATCCCGTGCACCCGAGCCTGATCGTGATGGACGCCCCGCCGCCGCAGGAAGACTGCCGCCCGTTCGTGCATGTCGCGCAGTTGCTCGACGAAGCGGGTCTGCAAGCGCCCAAGGTACTGGCGGAGGATCTCGCACAGGGCTTCCTGCTGCTCACCGACCTCGGCAACCGCACCTATCTCGACATGCTCGACGACGACAACGCCCGCGAGCTCATGCGCGCGGCCGTCGATGCGCTCGTCGTCTGGCAGAAGAGCTCCCGCCCGGACGTCTTGCCGGCCTATGACTCGGCGCTGCTCAAACGTGAGCTCGACCTGTTCCCGGACTGGTACGTGGGCAAGCACCTGAAGGTGGAATTGAACGTGGAACAACGCGCCACGCTCGAGCGCATCAACCAGTTGCTCATCGACAATGCGCTCGCGCAGCCGAAGGTGTTCGTGCACCGCGACTACATGCCGCGCAACCTGATGCCGGGCCTGCCCGGCACTCCCGGACCAGGCATCCTAGACTTTCAGGACGCCGTCTATGGGCCACTTACGTACGACGTCATCTCGCTCGTGCGCGATGCTTTCCTCAGCTGGGACGAAGAGCGCGAGCTCGACTGGCTCGTGTACTACTGGGAACGGGCGCGCAAGGCCGGTCTGCCGGTCGACGCGGATTTCGGCGAGTTCTACCGTCAGGCCGAATGGATGGGCCTGCAGCGCCACCTGAAGGTGCTCGGCATCTTCGCGCGCATCAATTACCGCGACGGCAAGCCGCGCTACCTTGCCGATACGCCGCGCTTCCTGCGCTACGCGCGCAAGGTCGCCGACCGCTACACGCCACTGCGCCCCCTCGCGCAACTGCTCGACACACTGACCGGCGAGCAGGCCAGTGTCGGCTACACGTTCTGAGGCACGCCGCATGAGTACCATGAAGGCGATGATCTTCGCCGCGGGACGCGGCGAACGCATGCGTCCGCTCACGGACGTCACGCCCAAGCCGTTGCTGCCCGTCGCCGGCAAGCCCATCGTGGTCTGGCAGATCGAGGCACTTGCGCGCGCCGGTTTCACGGATATCGTCATCAATCACGCGTGGCTTGGCGCGCAGATCGAAGCCGCGCTCGGCGACGGCAGCGCGTTCGGCGTACGGCTCGCCTACTCGGCCGAGAACGAAGCGCTGGAGACGGCGGGCGGCATCGTCCAGGCGCGTCCGCTGCTCGAGGGCGCCGGCAACGTGTTCCTGGCCGTCTCGGGCGACATCTTCACGGCGTTCGACTATGCCGCGCTGCACACGAGCGCCGAGCGTCTGGCTGCCCAACCGGCGCCCGGCATGCACCTGGTGATGGTGCCGAACCCGCCGTTTCACCCGACAGGCGACTTCGCGCTCGACGCCTCGGGCCATCTGCATCTGCCTGACGCCGCCCCACCCGGCAGCACGGCGCTCACGTTCGGCAACATCGCGCTGTACGACCTGCGCCTGTTCGATGGCATCGCCCCCGGCACGCGCATGGCGCTCACGCCGCTGTATCGCCGCGCGATTTCCCAGCAGCACGCGAGCGGCGAGCGTTTCGACGGCCTTTGGGAGAACGTTGGCACGCCGGCGCAACTCGACGCACTGAACGCCACCGTCCTGGCGAGCGCACGCCCCCGCGCATCAGCACGTCCCCGGCAGTAGAATCGCTTCAATACACCAAAATCGACCGAATCGACCGAAATGGAGCCCGCGATGTCCGAGTCCCCGTACCGTGTCCGCCGAGAGCGAGTCATCGAACAGATGCGCAAAGCCGGCGGCGGCGTCGCCATCGTCCCCACGGCACCGGAAGTGCCGCGCAACCGGGACAGCGACTACCCGTACCGTCACGACAGTTATTTCTATTACCTGTCGGGGTTCACGGAGCCTGAAGCGGTGGTGGTCCTCGACAGCCGCACCGGCCACTCGATCCTGTTCTGTCGCGCGAAGAACGAAGAACGGGAAATCTGGGACGGCTATCGCTTCGGCCCGGAAGCCGCGCGCGAGGCTTTCGGCTTCGACGCCGCCTATCCGATCGACGAGCTCGACACGCGCATGCCGCAACTGCTGGCCGACGCCCCGGCGCTGTACTACGCTCTCGGCGCCTCGGCGCAGCAGGACCGTCAGGTACGTCAATGGCTCAACGCCGTGCGTGCGCAAAGCCGCTCGGGCGTGTCGGCGCCTTCCGCCGCGCGTGACGTCCGCGCGATTCTCGACGAGTTGCGTCTCGTGAAGGATCAGAGCGAACTCGACATCATGGCGCGCGCCGGCAAGATTTCGGCTAACGCCCACGTGCGCGCGATGAGAGCTTCTCGCCCGGGGCTGCGCGAATACCATCTCGAAGCGGAACTGCTGTATGAGTTTCGTCGCAACGGCTCGCAGTTTCCCGCCTACGGTTCGATCGTCGCGACCGGCGCCAACGCGACGGTGCTGCACTACCGCGCGGGCGACGCCGAGTTGCGCGATGGCGACCTCTGCCTGATCGACGCGGCTTGCGAGCTCGACGGCTACGCGTCGGACATCACGCGCACGTTCCCGGTGAACGGCAAGTTCACGCCGGCGCAACGCGAGCTTTACGACATCGTGCTCGCTTCGCAGCAGGCCGCCATCGACGCCACGCATGCCGGCGTGCGATTCGACACGCCGCACGAAGCCGCCGTACGCGTGCTCGCGCAAGGCATGCTCGACACGGGGCTGCTCAAACGCGACACCGCCGGCACGCTGGACGACGTGATCGCCAGCAAGGCGTACAGCCGGTTCTACATGCACCGCACGGGTCACTGGATCGGCATGGACGTGCACGATGCCGGCGAATATCGCGAGGACGGGCCGAACGGCGAGCGTCCGTGGCGCACGCTCGCCGCGAACATGGTCATGACGATCGAGCCGGGCATTTACGTGCGTCCGGCGCCCGACATCGACGAACGCTACTGGAACATCGGCATCCGGATCGAGGACGACGCGGTCGTCACCGCCGCCGGCTGCAGGTTGCTCACACGCGACGTACCGGTGGATGCCAACGAAATCGAAGCATTGATGCGCGGCTGATGACCGACACGCAGGCTCCCGCTCCCGCCGCCGCCCTCGCGACCCGCGCCGCGCCGGCCCGCCGCTTCGACGTGGCGATCGTCGGCGCAGGCCCGGTCGGCACGACGCTGGCCTTGCTGCTGGCGCAACGCGCCCCGCAATTGCGCATTGCGCTGGTGGACGCGCGCGGCCCGCAGGCGGGCTACGACGATCCGCGCACCCTGGCGCTCTCGCATGGCAGCCGCGAGATCCTCGCGCGCGCCGGTGTCTGGTCGCACGCGAGCCCGGGGCTCGAGAGCACGCCGATCGGCCACATTCACGTCTCGCAGGCGTGCCGTTTCGGCAGCACGGAGATCGACGCCGCCGAGCATCGCGTACCGGCGCTCGGTTATGTGGTGCGCTACGGCGCGCTGATGCGTGCGCTGGACGCCGCGATGACTCGCGTCGCTCCCCGTTTCGAGCACGCGCCGTCCGCACCGGTGCCGCCCCAGGACCACGCCGCCGGCCTGCATCACTTCCGCCCTTATCGCGCCATCGCGCTTCGCCAGGACACGCATGGCGTCACGCTCACGCTCGGCGCGTCGTCGGACGATCATGCGCAGACGCTGCACGCCACGCTGGCGGTCAATGCGGAAGGCGGGCTCTTCGAGAGTCAGCAGGCACGCCCGCGTGCGCGCGACTACGGTCAGACGGCCCTCGTGGGCTTCGTCACGTGCGAGCGCGCCCGTCCTGGCTGGGCATGGGAACGCTTCACCCCCGGCGGCCCGCTCGCGCTCCTGCCGCAAGAACACGGTTACGCGCTGGTCTGGTGCTGTTCGCATGAGGAAGCGAAGCGTCGTCGCGAACTCGGCGACATCGAGTTCCTCGACGAACTGCACGCGGCCTTCGGCGATCGCATGGGGCGCTTCACGTCGGTCAGCGCACGCGCGGGGTTTCCACTCGGTCTGAACGCGCTCGGCAATATTGTCGACGGCCGCATCGCCGCCATCGGCAACGCCGCTCAGACACTGCATCCCGTGGCAGGGCAAGGCCTCAACCTGGGCTTGCGCGATGCGTTCGATCTGGCCGACACGCTGGCGCAGCACGCACGCGCGGCGGCACGGTCCGCTGTGGCGGGTGCGGCGAGCACAGAGGGTAGGGTGGAGACGGCTGACGCGGTGGGCGTTCCCGGTCCCGCAGCACTCGCCGCCTTCGCTCGACGTCGACGCGCCGATCGCGGCCTCACGATTCGCATCACGGACCTGCTGCCCCGTGTCTTCGGCGTCGACGCCACGCCCGTCGCCCTCCTGCGCGGTATGGCGCTGGCCAGCCTCGACCTCGTGCCCCCACTCAAAACCGCCTTCGCCCGGCAGATGATGTTCGGCCAGCGCGGCTGACAGCGCGGTCGAATTTCGCTGCGTTGGCTTTCGGTGGCTTCAGTGGCTTCAGCGGCTTCGGTCGATTCCACCATATCCACCACTTCGGCGCTTCTGGTTCGCTCCCGCCGCTCCACCACGCCAACTCGGCACAATCCCCGGCGCCGAGCCTGTTCATCGCTGCCGCCTGCCCCGGCAACCACTCCCACTTCAACCCGCCCCGCCCTCTCTCACCCCCAGGGCCGCGGGGATCAGCGCTACCCTGTCTAGGCTCCACCTGAAAGTCGCTACGACAGGGCAGCGGTAATCCCCGCCCATCAAACGCCCCCCCCACCATCGCGCCACGGGACGCATACCCTTCGCTCCATTCCCTCCATCCCGTTGCTGGCGCGCTGCTTTCTACTCGGCTGGTCCCGTCCCCACGTCCCAACGCTGACCCACCACTCGCGGCCCAACCGCCGTCCGACGCCAACGCCCCCGCGCCTTGCCGTGCCAGCGATTTTTTGCTCATTTTTTAGGCGACGGGGGCAGGTTTTCGCAGTAAAATACAAACTTTTTCCCGGCTTTTCCCTTCATCGTGCGTATTGGCTCCCACGAACTCCGCAATAACCTGTTCGTCGCCCCCATGGCGGGTGTGACGGATCGGCCGTTCCGCCAGTTGTGCAAACGACTCGGCGCGGGCTATGCCGTCTCGGAGATGGTGGCGTCGAACGCACAACTCTGGAAAAGCGAGAAAACGATGCGCCGCGCCAACCACGCCGGCGAAGTCGCCCCGATCGCCGTGCAAATCGCCGGCGCCGATCCGGTCATGATGGCCGAGGCCGCCCGCTACAACGTCGAACGCGGCGCACAGATCATCGACATCAACATGGGCTGCCCGGCCAAGAAGGTCTGCAACGTCGCCGCCGGCTCCGCCCTTCTGCAGAACGAACCGCTCGTCGCCCGCATCGTGTCCGCCGTGGTCGGCGCCGTGGGCGACGTGGTGCCCGTCACGCTCAAGATCCGCACGGGCTGGGACCGCGAACACAGGAATGCCCTGACGGTGGCCCGCATCGCCGAGGACTGCGGCATCAGCATGCTTACGGTCCACGGCCGCACGCGCGCCGATCTGTATCACGGCGACGCCGAGTACGAGACGATCGCCGCCGTCAAGGCCGCCGCGGGCATTCCGGTGGTCGCCAACGGCGACATCACCTCGGCACGGAAGGCGAAGCATGTGCTGGAGGTGACGGGCGCGGACGCGATCATGATCGGCCGCGCCGCACAGGGCAGGCCGTGGCTCTTCCGCGACATCGAATTGTTTCTCGCGACGGGCGAAATCGCACTGCCGCCGCGCGTCGACGAGATCCAGCAGATCATGAACGAACACCTCGAAGACCATTACGAGTTTTACGGGGAGTACACCGGTGTGCGGACCGCGCGCAAACATATCGCGTGGTATTCGCGCGGCCTGCCGGGAGCAGCCACGTTCCGCCAGCGTATGAATACGCTCGACACCACGCAGGAACAGTTGGCCGCGGTCAACGAGTTTTTCGAACAGCAGAAGGTGCACTCGGACCGCCTCTGCTATGAACAAGAATTGCCGAGGGAGCTATTAGCTGCATGAGCAAAACAAACATAGAACAATGCGTGCGCGACAGTCTGGATTCGTATTTCCGCGATCTGGACGGCGAAAAGCCGAACCATGTCTACGATATGATCGTTTCCGTCGTTGAAAAACCGCTGCTCGAGTTCGTGCTCGGCAAGGCAGACGGTAACCAGTCGCTCGCCGCCGATTATCTGGGGATCAACCGCAACACGCTGCGCAAGAAGTTGCAGCAGCACGGCCTGCTCTAGCCGCTGCGCCGGGGAACGGACGGTCATCGCGAATCACGCGCAGCCGCCCGTCCGCCCCGCCGCGAGATGCGTTACAGCCGAGTCCGTCGCATGGCACCCGTCCCATTCGCCCAACCGCACTGTTTTTGCCGTTTCACTACCGCCCGTCATGATTAAGCAAGCTCTCATTTCCGTCTCCGACAAGACCGGCATCGTCGACTTCGCAAAGTCGCTCGCTGCGCAAGGCGTGTCGATTCTCTCCACCGGCGGCACCGCCAAGCTGCTGGCCGACGCCGGCCTGAAGGTGACCGAAGTGGCCGACTACACCGGTTTTCCGGAAATGCTCGACGGGCGCGTGAAGACGCTGCATCCGAAGGTGCACGGCGGCATTCTCGCCCGCCGCGACCTGCCCGAGCACATGGCCGCGCTCGACAAGCACGACATTCCGACCATCGATCTGCTGGTCGTGAACCTCTACCCGTTCGTGCAGACGATCGCCAAGGACGACTGCTCGCTGGAAGACGCCATCGAGAACATCGACATCGGCGGCCCCACGATGCTGCGCTCGGCCGCAAAGAACCATCGCGACGTGACGGTCATCGTCGACCCCGCCGACTACGCCGTGGTGCTCGACGAAATGAAGGCGAACGCCAACACGGTCGGCTACGCCACGAACTTCCGTCTCGCCACGAAGGTCTTTGC
The Pandoraea pulmonicola DNA segment above includes these coding regions:
- the murU gene encoding N-acetylmuramate alpha-1-phosphate uridylyltransferase MurU, giving the protein MKAMIFAAGRGERMRPLTDVTPKPLLPVAGKPIVVWQIEALARAGFTDIVINHAWLGAQIEAALGDGSAFGVRLAYSAENEALETAGGIVQARPLLEGAGNVFLAVSGDIFTAFDYAALHTSAERLAAQPAPGMHLVMVPNPPFHPTGDFALDASGHLHLPDAAPPGSTALTFGNIALYDLRLFDGIAPGTRMALTPLYRRAISQQHASGERFDGLWENVGTPAQLDALNATVLASARPRASARPRQ
- the pdxA gene encoding 4-hydroxythreonine-4-phosphate dehydrogenase PdxA, which produces MTSDRSFVLAITTGEPAGVGPELTVQALVKCLASPEVTAVASLDRCRFAVLGDDSLLAARAQAMGLGDAWQDLLVGGRVRVVHHPLAVASQPGRLDAANGRYVLALLDDAIDGALAGAYDAIVTAPLQKSTINDCGVPFTGHTEYLAERTGTPRVVMMLAGGGLRVALATTHLPLAQVPGAIHRDELLETLVILNQDLMRHFGVTRPRILVTGLNPHAGESGYLGREEIDVITPALADACAAGIDAHGPYPADTLFQPRHLEGADAVLAMYHDQGLPVLKYASFGAGVNITLGLPIIRTSVDHGTALDLAGTGQAESGSLLEALRTAATMAANAATHAQSTAAATTTRPPRS
- a CDS encoding UbiH/UbiF/VisC/COQ6 family ubiquinone biosynthesis hydroxylase, translated to MTDTQAPAPAAALATRAAPARRFDVAIVGAGPVGTTLALLLAQRAPQLRIALVDARGPQAGYDDPRTLALSHGSREILARAGVWSHASPGLESTPIGHIHVSQACRFGSTEIDAAEHRVPALGYVVRYGALMRALDAAMTRVAPRFEHAPSAPVPPQDHAAGLHHFRPYRAIALRQDTHGVTLTLGASSDDHAQTLHATLAVNAEGGLFESQQARPRARDYGQTALVGFVTCERARPGWAWERFTPGGPLALLPQEHGYALVWCCSHEEAKRRRELGDIEFLDELHAAFGDRMGRFTSVSARAGFPLGLNALGNIVDGRIAAIGNAAQTLHPVAGQGLNLGLRDAFDLADTLAQHARAAARSAVAGAASTEGRVETADAVGVPGPAALAAFARRRRADRGLTIRITDLLPRVFGVDATPVALLRGMALASLDLVPPLKTAFARQMMFGQRG
- a CDS encoding peptidylprolyl isomerase; protein product: MNDMFVKRASLLAGLCLVAGVAVAQPAPVSASSAGAPASSTRPVDSIVAVVNDSVITRKELDARIEEAKHQLTLAKRSIPDADTLQRQALEQMIVTQVQLQRAKEDGIVVKDADVEQALQRIAADNRLSVDQYKAQLKEAGVPWEAFRKEVREQIILARLRDREVDSQIQVSESEINAFLAAQRGASAAPSENEYRISEILVKLPDGATPEQVEAAQKKANEALDKAKAGGDFAALAKQYSDASDAANGGDMGYRIPERIPDLYLNQVKTLKPGTLVPQVLRSNNGFHVIKLVETRKQGGEQGMTVPQIHARHILIRVGDGVSEAQARQKLADFKAQIEAGKADFADLARKNSVDGSAAQGGDLGWISPGETVPAFERAMSELKDGQISDPVRSEYGYHLIQVLGHRESQVSGDQERNLAMQELRNRKAEQQYRDWLQQLRDSAYVDYRLNTAQQ
- a CDS encoding aminopeptidase P N-terminal domain-containing protein, whose amino-acid sequence is MSESPYRVRRERVIEQMRKAGGGVAIVPTAPEVPRNRDSDYPYRHDSYFYYLSGFTEPEAVVVLDSRTGHSILFCRAKNEEREIWDGYRFGPEAAREAFGFDAAYPIDELDTRMPQLLADAPALYYALGASAQQDRQVRQWLNAVRAQSRSGVSAPSAARDVRAILDELRLVKDQSELDIMARAGKISANAHVRAMRASRPGLREYHLEAELLYEFRRNGSQFPAYGSIVATGANATVLHYRAGDAELRDGDLCLIDAACELDGYASDITRTFPVNGKFTPAQRELYDIVLASQQAAIDATHAGVRFDTPHEAAVRVLAQGMLDTGLLKRDTAGTLDDVIASKAYSRFYMHRTGHWIGMDVHDAGEYREDGPNGERPWRTLAANMVMTIEPGIYVRPAPDIDERYWNIGIRIEDDAVVTAAGCRLLTRDVPVDANEIEALMRG
- a CDS encoding aminoglycoside phosphotransferase family protein, whose protein sequence is MTAHPTVPASVSIPSHSLADSTDPRLQALATWLSSVAEPFALDMAQWAPASSDASFRRYFRIGSHDPVHPSLIVMDAPPPQEDCRPFVHVAQLLDEAGLQAPKVLAEDLAQGFLLLTDLGNRTYLDMLDDDNARELMRAAVDALVVWQKSSRPDVLPAYDSALLKRELDLFPDWYVGKHLKVELNVEQRATLERINQLLIDNALAQPKVFVHRDYMPRNLMPGLPGTPGPGILDFQDAVYGPLTYDVISLVRDAFLSWDEERELDWLVYYWERARKAGLPVDADFGEFYRQAEWMGLQRHLKVLGIFARINYRDGKPRYLADTPRFLRYARKVADRYTPLRPLAQLLDTLTGEQASVGYTF
- a CDS encoding LPS-assembly protein LptD produces the protein MRTRRKPLALLLSVPGVWCSIAGAQEAPPPDIAKSDGLVLRTVPALVDNPLGAGEDVPMYVRGMHLTGRTNVDATVDGDAEARKYRSFVKGDRLTYDQDTDEVVAHGNAHLSQGGNLFIGPEAHMYTGAGDGYMLTPTYKLVSGGGGKSERGDIEANNVVTLQRGTYSGCACTDEDKTPAWYIKASEFEFDQERQEGTAYNGILFFQGVPIFASPYLSFPTSTERRSGFLAPTFSQSTRTGFELMTPYYFNIAPNRDLTIAPRFLTKRGVMLNGDFRYMEPTYGGLFHIEYLPKDRVTGDARYTFTWQHSQSLGYGVNAYVNFTKVSDDTYPDDFGSSTNFQTGVQRVYNREAGLTWSYGNWSFLARVLKYQTLAPSSPQYESVPELSASYSKLDFHGFDFTMPVRYNRFQIASWTGQPNGERLYAQPTLSYPILTPGYFVVPKVIFNAASYNVDYPNNSTMQSSITRTVPTISLDTGLTFERPVSLFGSAMKQTLEPRLFYVYTPYRNQSSIPIFDSAVSDFNLAEIFSENSFIGVDRIQDANRVTMALTSRLIDAESGIERARVWYAQRYNIQQSRVTMPGGVPEDVGVSDFLVGGSALLYSNITFNTAVQYSPNTSQFKRSDVGVTWRPGERHVLNLYYRYLRNPPPVVGQTVLTTSPINQIELSGQWPITPRLGIVSRLNYSISDKTFVDALVGFEYDADCWAFRVGAQRYATNATTTTTRFFGQLELKGLAKSGNSATEAFKIGVPGYQSPPTNQIPSRFSNYE